Sequence from the Candidatus Babeliales bacterium genome:
TCAGGCACAGGAAGCAAAGCGTGCAGTGGACCAAGTTATTGCTTTGTCTGACCATGAAATAGTTCGAGCTGCTCAGCAGCAAACAACAGAAAGCTATACTAAAGTTGGTGAACAATATTTAGCGGGTGTTCAAGCTAAGCGGATTGAGCAGGCAAAGGTACAAGCGCGAGAAGTAGCGGATCAAAGAGAGGAATTAACCTCTTTGTCAGTAGAGCATGTAGAGCGTATAGAAGATGAAAATAATGTTAGGCGTGATGCCGCTGAACAAGCGGTAGCTGCTCGAAAAGCAGAGCACGCAATTATACAGCAAGCGCGGCTAGGAAGTACTGAGTATATAAAACCAGTAATCGTTGCTCCAGAGGCACCGAAGCTAGAAGCGCCAGATATATCGCCAACGATATTACAAGAAGCATCATCAGTCAGCGACCTTGTAGAAAAAGCCCAAACTGAGGCAGCCAAAGCAAATAAGCAAGTGCGCCAGCAGACTCAGGTGCAGGAGGCAAAGCGTGCAGTGGACCAAGCTATTGCTTTATCTGACCATGAAATAGTTCGAGCTGCTCAGCAGCAAACAACAGAAAGCTATACTAAAGTTGGTGAACAATATTTAGCGGGTGTTCAAGCTAAGCGAATTGAACAGGCGAAGGCACAAGCGCGAGAAGTAGCCGATCAAAGAGCGGAATTAACCTCTTTGTCAGTAGAGCGTTTAGAGCGTATAGAAGATGAAAATAATGTTAGGCGTGATGCCGCTGAGCAAGCAGTAGCTGCTCGAAAAGCAGAGCACGCAATAATACAAGAAGCGCGGTTAGGAAGTGCTGAGTATATAAAACCAGTAATCGTTGCTCCAGAAGTACCAAAGCTAGAAGCGCCAGATATATCGCCAACAATATTAGGAGATTCTTCTCCAGTGAGTGACGTGGTAGAACAAGCGCGAGTGGAAGCTGGGCAAATAAACAAACAAGCAATCATAGCCCGTTTAGAAGTTCGGGCACAAGGGCAGGAACAAGCTTTATTAGGTAATGTTGGTGCGTTAGCAGATGCTTATCTAGAAGATGTAGATGGGCAAGAAAAATTGGCAAAAGATGAAGCTGATTTAGTAGCGTACATACAACGTGATGAAATGATGCTTGAGCAGGCAAAAGGTGAACGAGCATTAGCAGATGCATGGCAAGCCCAAGAAGCAGCGCAAGAGCTAGAGGCACTAATACAAGAAGCTTGCCTAGGAAGTGGCAAGTATACAGAATCAGAAAATTGGACTCCAGAAAGAGATTATAGAGTAGGATCAGATATATCACCAACGATCTTAAAAGAATCTGCGCCAGTTAGTGATCTGGTAGACAGTGAACGGATGGCAGCCGCTAAAGCAAATAAAGAGGCAATAGTTGCTCATTTACAAATTCGAGCACACAAGCAGGAGCAAACTGCATTGTACAACGTTGGTAAGTTAGCAGATGAATATCAAGAGATAGTAAATGGCCAAGCACAGGATTTCGTGAATCGAAGAAAAGAACTGATCTATGTGCCTTCGGAAAATGTGGAATACGTAAGCGATGAAGATAATGTTAGACGTAGTGCTGCTGTAGAAATCCAAGGGCAGGCAGATGTGATTGCTGTGGGACAGGTACATACATTAATTGAAGATTATAAGAAAACGCGAGCAACAGAAGCTGTAGCAGAACAAGAACAATTAGGCCGCTATAACAAAGCGTTGGACGTTGTGTTGATGGATAAAGCAGAACAAGGTTTTTTTGATGACTTAGAATCAGATGGATGGCGTTTGGTGGCGCAGATAAAACATGATGAGGCGTTGCTTGAGCAAGAGAAATCTGGTATAAAATTCGAGCAACCAAAAACAGAATGGACTAGTGATAGTGCCTTATGGGATGCAGCTGCAGAGGGCGATCAACAGCTAGTAAATGAGCAAGCGTGGGATGCTGCGGATTGGGGATATGGATTAGAAAAGTGGCTTGCTGAGCAAGATGAATTAGATAAGCAAGAGGTTACTACATTCTGGACCAATTTTGATACACTGATACATATGAATAAGCAGAAATCCCAAACTGGATGGACGGCATATTTTTGGGATTCAACTACTCAGTTGTGGAATACAACGCGGACTCGTACTGCCCAGTCATTTGTTCTCCTTGCCAACGCTTTACCGGCTGCGTTATTGGTAGGCGCCACGGGAGGGGGGGCTTTATATGTGCAATGGGATACTCCACAAGTGAAAAAGGCCCGTAAGATCTCAGTAGATTATATGGATCGTATGCGCAATGGTGTGCAAGAAATGCGTGAAACTGTTGCATATTGGATGGTGCGTGGCAATGAGCGTGCTCGTGCCGCGTGTGCATCAGGAACAGTAGTATTAAAAAATAAAGCAGACGTGGTTGCTGAATATGTTATATATGCGGCATCTGTTGGTAAAGAGACAACGCAAAGAGTGGGTGGCATATTGTACAAGTACGTGCAGCAAGCAAAAGAGGTTGTTAGTAAATCCAGGATGGGGCAAGGTCTGAGTAATGCGGCGGAATATGCAGCAAAAAAGATACATATGGATTGAGGTTTTAATGAATATGCATAATTATAAGATAAGAAGTTTAGAGGGTGTGGATTGTATTGTATATGAATTATTAGATATGAGGGTGCGATGGTTATGAATAATATTATAAAAAAATTGGTGTGTGCGGTATTGATTGTTGCAATATCGGGTGCATATGGTATGGACGAAGTGTCGGATTATCATGATCCAGCAAATAATGCGAATAGCATTGATCGATCTCAAATATTTAAAAATATAGGAGATGTTGTATCAGGTGTTGCGAATATTCCATCTTATATTTTTCCTAAGCGCAATGATCCTGGCCATGCTACATATTTTCGTTCTAAATCGATATCAGCTCCTGTAGCAGCTGAACAAAAACCAGTGAGCCAGGAAGAAGGGAAGGACTCTGCAAAACAAGTCAAAGCAGCCTCTCTTGATACGAAACCGTCGGCACAAAGTCCAGATCAAAAAAAACCGTCAGCTTTGAAAGCAGATTATGATGATAAGGGTTCTTTTAGCCTTCAAGAGGGATTATTAAATCTTGCTGGTTCTGCAATGCAGAAAGTGGCTAGATTTGACGATTATCTTAACAAGAAAAAGAGCACTAGCGTATCTCAATCGCAGCCTGCAGAAAATACAACGCAGGTGAAACAGGATCAGGGCAATGATATACAACCTGTTGTGGCAGCTAATAAGGAAAGCGGCAATAGGCTTGCTAGCGCTTTGAAAAATTTCAGTAAAAAGACCGAGAATGAATCCAATGCCGTCACGGCAGCAGAGGCGGTACGTGATGCAGAGCATAATCAGAGCGCGAACGAACAACCGGCACAGGCGATGGCCAATGTTGATAACACGGCCAAGCCAGGAAAAGCAGCAACGGGTGCACGTGAATTTGTAGGAGGGTTATCGAATCAAATACAAGATTCTTGGGACTACTATACGAAAATGAGTCCAGAGCAGCGATATCTTGTAGACGAATATGCTAAAATGACGCCGGAACAACAAGCTGAGGCGGCGGACTTGCTCTCTACATTTGTTAAAAATTGGCATGAAGGAGAAGCGCAACCGGTAGAAAACCCCACGCAAGGTGGTGTAGATTTGACAGAGAAAAAACCTGTGCAAAAAGTGGCAGATGCAAAGCGATCAGTAGGTGCGAAGTTGCTGGATGTGGTATTTCCGTCTGAGGACAAATTTAACGCCGATAAGTTGCAAAAAAGACAAGAGCGATGGAATGCTGCACAGGCGGAATATAAAAAATGGTTACTCCATGAAAAAAATAATGAAGCTAGTATAAATGCAGAAAAAGCAGCCGAAGCATTCCCGTATAGCACCGAGGAGCTAGAGGCGGACTTTTTGAAGCAAAATAAACAGCAAATCGTTATTGATAAAAGGCAGCCTGTCGTTGGCAGTTCGCAAGAAAAGACAGGGGAACCACAATCAGTTGTAAAAGATGAGAAAGAGATTGGAAATACTCCTGCACAGAATGTTGAGAAAACGCGTTTCAATTTGAGTGATTATTCGCCTTTGAAAATGTATAGAGAGCGGCAACGGCGTAAAGAAGAAGAGGAGCGTAAAAGAACAGAGGACTGGTTCGCGCGAGAAAAGCAGGTTGCACAGGAACGCCGTTTACAACAACAGCAAGGTGAAGCATCTCCTGTATTATCAGCACCAGCTTCAACGGACGTAGGCGTTGTAGCGACGGTTGTAAAACAACCAAGCACATTAGTGACAGGTGGAGAATCCAATCAGGAGCGTGTGCTGTCAGAAGAAGATACAAAATGCGTAGGAACGTCGGCGCAAAATGAGAGAGATAGAATTGATGAAGAGCTGGCTAAGCATTTTGCAACTGTTAACACGCGACAGCAAACAGAGAAAGCTGATGTACAAAAGAATACTCAAGAACCAGAAAGCGTTGTATTTGGTGTATCTTTTGCAGATGAAGGCCAACCGTTAGATAGTTATAAGGTTGAGGGTACGGATTATGATGCTCATAAAAAGCGAATCGATTTAGAGCGATTGGCGATTGCAAAGGCAGAATACCAAAAATGGTTACTAGATGAAAAAAATAATGAAGCTAGTATGAATGCAGAAAAAGCAGCCCAAGCATTACCATATGACCTCCGTGAGATTGAGGCAGACAGTTTGAAGCAAATTAAACAGCCTATTGTTATTGATAGAACCTGGGACAGATACGAAGGAGTAACATCAGAAGAGCAGGCTATCATAGATTCTCAAGCACAATATGCCAGGATGACTGCATCAGAAAAACAACTAGCAGATGCATGGTTGATGCAACCTGTTAATGAGCGAGATGACGCGCGTCGTGTACAAAAAGCACGAGATGCAGAGAGCGCTCGAATAGAAGATGAGCAGTCAGAGCGTGCGAATCAGATGTATAGAGCGGCACTAACGCCATCTCAGTACGAGTGGAGAGCGAATTTTAATAGGTTCATAATGGAGCAAAGAGCGGCTAGAGCAAAAGAACTGGATGATCAAAGAGCTGAAACAAAAAAGCAATGTGATGCATTGCATGCAACTGAAGATGTTGATAGCCTGCCGAAGGGCAGTCCAGAGGGTTCTGAAGGTGATCCGGCGACCAAGTGGATTAAGGAGCGATATAAGGCTTTTAATAATTGGCGCGAAGATCGGCAGTGGCGGCAATTATGGGATGCTTGCTATGCACAGGAAGCGGCAAAAAGAGAAGCTGCGCAAGATGCGTTATTAGCGCAAGACGAGAAGGATTTAAGAGAGGTCATAGAACGCGAAGCTAAGGTAAATACTGAAGGGATTTCAGCATCAATCAAAGCTAAGGATGAGATTAAAAGACGAAAGCAGGCGGCAGCGCGGGATGCGGACATTGCAGATCTTGTTAAGCAGCAAGAGCACCGCATTGTAAAACAGGCGCTTCGAGAACAAGATGCAGTGCGGTCTAACGAATCTGATGAAGATCGAGCATTACGAGCAGGACTGATACAAGAGCAAGAAGATCTGCAGTCTCCGAATGCTATTGCGGCAGAATTACAAGGCGTAGTCGATAGTGAGATCAGCCAGTTAGATCAATTATTTGCAGAAGAACAAATATTTGCAGAAGAGCAAAAGCAAGAGCAGCAAGCACAGATTCAAGCGTTACAGCAGTTTGCAGATGCATGGATTGAGCATAAGTCGCAACGTTGGTTGAGAGATGCTTTGGGTAACGCGTGGCAGCGCACATTAAAAGCAGCACCAGTCGTTTTGTTTGTAGGTACCGCTGGAGCTATTTATGCAAAATGGGATTCTGAACAAGGAAAATATGTTCGCGATTCAGTAATGCCATATGTTGTTCATGCGCATAAATCGGGCAAGCAAGCAGCGGAAAGTGCTCATCAAAAGATGAAACAATATGTTGCTGGTGCATATATGAATGCATGTACAGCGGGCAGCAAGTTAGTGGTGATTATGAAGGATGCGCAACAGGTTGGCGGTGGATATGCAGTACAAGCGGGTCAGTCCGCGCGTAACATAGCGGGCATTGCAGTACAAAAAAGCAAGCAAGGTTTATATGTTGCGAGCGAACGTTTGTCGATTGCATTAGCGTCTGGTAAGAACAATTTGGTTAAGCTTTCACGATCTTTGAAAAATACGATGAAGAATGGTGCGTCATGTGTATATACAAATGGCGGTACAAAAATGGCCAACGTGTTACAAGCGAATAAGCATAATCTGGCATGGGCAGGATTTTTTGTGACATTAGTCCTCGCCATGAGTTCAGAGAAGGCACGCGGCGCTACATCTACCATTAAAAATTACATTGGTATGGGTGCGGTTCCATCTTTGGCGTAAGCGTTGTCTTGAAATAATTTTTTAGCATAACTAAGTTATAGAGAAAGAGTCTGCTGTATTATTACAGTAGGCTCTTTTGTTTTTTGCATGCTTAGTCTCTAATGAGTGTGTAAAAAATACGTGATAGGAGATAGTGGTATGTAATGAGGATAGGGATGGTAATGAACGCAAAAATCATCAGTGTGGTAGTTGCACTATTATTTGCTGTAGTAGTCGTTGTGCATCAAATGGAAGATGTAGATCCAGCAGACATAGAGCACAGTATAACGCAGGACGGTGTAGAAGCAGTACATGAACAAAATAATCAAAGTGGTTCAAGTAAGAAGATTCCTGCCGTGCGACCAGTTGTGTGGTCCGGTGAAGTTATAACCGCTACGCAGGATCAAAAAAGGTTTGCAACAGTGCCGCCGTCACCGGCAAGCAGTCAAACAACGAGTGTAGCGCATGGAATAGCGCACAGATCTCAAGATGATACACAACGAAAAAGTGGAGTGAATCAGAGAGCAGGGAGCCATGCGGCTTCACCTCAGCAAACAGAGCGGCAAGGATTATCGCACCAGGTAATCGGTCAGAATGCACCGTTGAGTCAGGGTGTGCAACCAACAAGTGTTGATAGCGGTGTTGTGCACGCACAAGCTCATGCGCCTCTGGCGGTTCATACGCCAAGATCAGTTGAGGGATTCCAGAGGAAAGGCTTGCACGCGCATGAGCGTCTGACGTCAAGCAATATGATGCATCCTAAGGGTAAGCATGAAGTGACAAGTCGTGCAGATACTGGCGGAATCAAAGAGGTGCAATCCCCCGCATTATCTCCAAGCGTATTGCAAAAGCCGGACGAGCAGGGTAAAAAGCAAGATGTCTTGCAGGGAACTGCAAAATCAAAGGCTGCCAGCTCGAGGCCACCGGTGTTTTTAGATCCAGATTTCTATCAGAAGCAAAAAAATAAAGGGCAGTCAGAAGAAAAAAATAAGTTGATGAATGCATTGCACGTATTGCATGATGTGCTCATCGCTGGAGGCCACGGCGATGAAACAGTAAGCGATGCATTGCAACAGAAAACAGAAGCAAAACCGCAGGACAAAATCGTGCGTGTCGAAGTTGGTGAGAAAGAGGTTTCAGCTTCAGATATGCAGGATATAAAAAATAGATCAGCAGATTTTTGGGATAAATTTTCTGACGGTTGGCGGCGTATAGGAAAGGTGCCGCCATCAATGTTGTTTGTAGGAGCCACGGGTGCTGTATACATGAAATGGGACGATGAACAAAAAAAATATCAGCGTGAAGCAGCGATGTCTTGCGTTGGTCATACACATGCAATGGATCACAATATTGAGCACAATGGATGCGCAGTAATGAAACAATGTATTGAGTATGCACATGCTGATGCACACAAGACGGGTAGCAAGTTGGTTATGGTTATGCAAGATGCACAAGCACAAGCAGCAGATCTTTCTGTGAGCAACGCATTGAGCTTAGTTGCAGCTACAGAACAAGATCGTGTAAGCAGTGTTAACGAGCTGTTGTCGCTTGCATCACCATCATCCGATAAACAAACGAGAGAAAGAGATCAAAAATCTATAAAAGATGTGATACGCAATGGTATACAGAAGTTCGGTGAAAAAGGCGTGCAATTTGTCGCAAAAGCAGGCGATTTATTAAAAGACCATAAAGATACTCTACAATGGTTGGGAGCTGCAACAGTGATAGCATTGGCGGGAAAAGAAGCATCTAAAAATCCAGCCTTTGCATCACTATTAAAAAAAATAATTGATACGGCATAGTTGCATCCGGCAACGAATTCAGAGCTTATTCGAAAATTAGTTGGGTGGATTAATGTATTGCAAAATGTTGCAACGGATAGGCATTGTAGGAAGTTGTTGATACTCGATCGTCGTCACAGTCTGCCCAGCGTAGCTGTGAGCGAAGACGGGCTTGCAACGATGATCGTAGGATTCTTGTTCTTAATTAACGTGAGTTCGATAATAAGACGCTGGTAAATACTTTCGGAGTAAAGACATCTTTTGTCGCGCCCTATGGGCGCACAATTTTCTGGATGGCGACGTTCGCCAAGGCTCTCTCACCATGACTGCGAGAGAGCATCCGTAGTGCTAATAATATTTATCTATAGTTCATAGTTTTACTTTTCAAATAAAGCTCCTTTACACAACTATCCCATACTACTGCCATACACAGCAGAACATAAGGCATTACCTACTGTCATTGTGAGCGAAGCGTAGCAATCCAGAATTCGTGCGCTCAGATGAGCGCGACATAAGAGCTAAATACTCTTACATAACACTCGTCTTAAGCCAACAGATTTTTAATACTATATGCGTTCGACACAATGATATTTATAATAAAGTCGCGTCCTTCTTGGACGGATTTATTTCTGGATGGTTACGTTCGCCGAGGCTCTCTCACCATGACTGCAGGAGAACGCCAATAGTGCTAATAATATTTATCTATAGTTCATAGAGTTTTATGTTTCAAATAAGCTCCTTTACACAACGATCCCATACTACTGCCATACACGCGGCAGAACATAAGGTATTACCTGCCGTCATTGTGAGCGAAGCGTAGCAATCCAGAATTCGTGCGCTCGTCTGAGCGCGACATAATAGTTATCTGGTCCTTACGTCGAAGTTACATTAAACACATCTTACTCACTAATCAGTTTGGTGAGTTTTGTTAATTGATTGATCGGATTTTCAGATGCAAAAATTCCTGATGCGATGGCAAAATCATCGGCACCATGTTGCGCAAGTTGTTGAATGTTTGTTTCATTGATGCCACCATCGATTGCGATAGTAAAAGATAGATTGTGTTGTGCGCGGTATGTGGCGAGCGTTTCAAGCTTTTGTAGGGTAATCGGTAGAAAGTTTTGTCCAGAATGACCCGGTTCTACCGACATGATCAAAATATGGTCGACTTGTTCATCCAAAAGTTGAAAACATGCAGCTATGTCGGTTTTTGGATTTATTGTGATACTAGGCCGCCAATTATTCCCTCTTATGGATTTTATGGCCTGAATAATTTCCTTTTTTGTTTCAATGTGAATCGACACGATGCTGCCAGTCGGGATCGTCATTGT
This genomic interval carries:
- a CDS encoding ribulose-phosphate 3-epimerase, whose product is MKSIFPSLISSDLLNLESTITALDPHCAGYHIDIMDNHFVPNLTWGTQFLNAIARKTSKQIWAHLMVENPESLLETMTIPTGSIVSIHIETKKEIIQAIKSIRGNNWRPSITINPKTDIAACFQLLDEQVDHILIMSVEPGHSGQNFLPITLQKLETLATYRAQHNLSFTIAIDGGINETNIQQLAQHGADDFAIASGIFASENPINQLTKLTKLISE